In one window of Macadamia integrifolia cultivar HAES 741 chromosome 2, SCU_Mint_v3, whole genome shotgun sequence DNA:
- the LOC122093467 gene encoding receptor-like protein 33: MVKSPTIGSHKTCQTPCFLSSPSPSPDSPQLCLHDERFDLLQLKQKHYHVSPYYNYHPLNSWKPNTDCCFWKGISCDGNTGHVVGLDLFNSSLHGSIHSNSSLFQLHQLQMLNLSWNHFDHFAPSGFERLSRLMHLNLSSNYFSGQIPSQLSQLKDLVSLDLSWNHFGGQIPSQISQLTYLVSLDLSSNQFEGQVPSEISKLTKLVFLDLSSLYGFSQLEIPNLGAFVQNLSMLRELRLDSLNLSAQENKYWCRRLSSALPNLQVLSMSYCSLTGPLDASISSLRFLSELSLDDNYNLSSTVPSSLMNLTSLTILSLGNCGLHGDFPSNVFLQPNLRDIALYDNPLLSVHFPEVPQVNTTLQYLDVGSTNFQGKFPSSVGKLKFLKELYLNDCNFFGPIPPCLANLTQLTSLYLSDNNFSGEIPSYFWERFPNLETLELGNNLLQGPLHSYLFFLPSLSNLHLSNNQFSGVVNEPIHNISSFSSPRYFDLSGNHLKGQDLMRSISKIKGTFRYLDLSFNDFGYIVEDRNLSSYDHSLSSNHRSGENLVFNAQILSLVMTSCNISKFPDFLIRNQKALSGLDISGNRITGTIPKLIWQPSLSYLNLSNNFFSGMELPLPNHSFNNLRVIDLHSNMIQECPSIVPSCFDTKFASPILGNLTSLLSEATFYFSISDNKLTGKIPFSICKATNLDILDLSKNQLSGNIPTCLGNSSLGVLNLENNKLYGPIPSTFKNGCNLHTLKLNKNKLQGKVPRSLGNCKLLTVLDIAENKLNDTFPYWLENLSELQVLVMRSNKFSGPIAEVTHVDSPFPNLHVIDLSFNKFTGSLPLQYICHWKAMMFDGGTSQLGYQNLKAFTTYYQDTVAIMEKGLYLNLQKILTAFTTVDLSNNNFKGNIPHALGNLKALKVLNLSGNSLTGQIPISLGNLSELESLDLSRNKLSGEIPRQLTSLTFLEVMNLSYNNFIGSIPQGRQFDTFTNASYEGNAGLCGLPLSRKCGVFDKALPPTSTSFQQNDDDSTSLLDWKFALAGYCSGLTTGLVIGQQLFWRKTRWFEFISRIVDERSALLELKQKHYLAYPDDDPLNSWRQNTDCCFWEGISCDNTTGHVVSLDLSDLSLAASIHFNSSLFHFHHLQMLNLSWNHFNYFAPSGFDRFTRLMHLNLSNNDFSGRIPSQIFQLTHFVSLNLSSNQFGGQIPFEISKLTKLAFLDLSNNYGFSQLEIPNLGAFVQNLSMLIELRLDGV, encoded by the exons atggtGAAGTCACCAACTATTGGAAGTCACAAGACCTGTCAG ACTCCttgtttcctttcttctccttctccttcaccTGATTCTCCCCAATTATGTCTCCACGATGAGAGGTTTGATTTGCTGCAACTGAAGCAAAAACATTACCATGTCTCTCCATATTACAACTACCATCCTCTCAACTCTTGGAAGCCAAATACTGATTGCTGCTTCTGGAAAGGCATCTCCTGCGATGGCAACACTGGTCATGTAGTTGGCCTTGATCTCTTCAATTCATCACTGCATGGTTCTATCCACTCCAATAGCAGCCTCTTCCAGCTTCATCAACTTCAAATGCTCAACCTCTCATGGAATCATTTCGATCACTTTGCTCCATCGGGGTTTGAAAGACTCTCCAGGTTAATGCATCTCAACCTCTCTTCAAACTATTTTTCTGGACAAATCCCATCACAACTATCACAACTCAAAGATTTGGTTTCTCTTGATCTTTCTTGGAACCACTTTGGAGGCCAAATCCCATCACAAATATCACAACTCACATATTTGGTTTCTCTTGATCTTTCTTCGAACCAATTTGAAGGCCAAGTCCCATCTGAAATCTCTAAGCTGACGAAGTTGGTTTTCCTTGACCTCTCTAGCCTGTATGGGTTTTCCCAACTTGAAATCCCTAATTTGGGAGCATTTGTTCAAAACCTATCTATGTTGAGAGAATTGCGTCTTGATAGCTTGAACTTGTCAGCTCAAGAAAATAAGTATTGGTGTCGTCGCTTATCATCTGCATTGCCTAACCTTCAAGTGTTGTCAATGAGTTATTGTTCACTTACAGGTCCCTTGGATGCATCCATCTCAAGCCTTCGTTTCCTCTCGGAGCTCTCCCTTGATGACAACTACAATCTCTCTTCCACAGTACCTAGTTCTTTGATGAACCTAACTTCTTTGACTATCCTTAGTCTCGGCAATTGCGGACTTCATGGAGATTTTCCAAGCAATGTTTTTCTTCAACCGAACTTGAGGGACATAGCCTTATATGATAATCCTCTCCTCTCGGTTCATTTTCCTGAAGTCCCTCAAGTCAACACTACTCTTCAATATCTGGATGTTGGCAGCACAAATTTCCAAGGGAAGTTCCCAAGTTCAGTTGGGAAACTCAAGTTTTTGAAGGAATTGTATCTCAATGATTGCAACTTCTTTGGACCAATTCCTCCTTGTCTTGCAAATCTTACCCAACTTACCTCCTTGTATCTTTCAGACAACAATTTTAGTGGTGAAATCCCTTCCTATTTTTGGGAGAGGTTTCCCAATCTTGAGACACTAGAATTGGGCAACAATTTGCTCCAAGGGCCCCTCCattcttatttgttttttctcCCATCATTGAGTAACCTTCACTTGTCCAATAACCAATTTAGTGGGGTCGTAAATGAGCCTATTCACaacatctcttctttttctagtCCACGGTATTTTGATTTAAGTGGCAATCATTTGAAAGGACAAGATCTGATGAGATCAATTTCCAAGATCAAAGGAACATTTCGGTATCTTGACCTTTCATTCAATGACTTTGGCTACATAGTGGAAGATAGAAATCTTTCTTCGTATGATCATAGTTTGTCCAGCAATCATCGTAGTGGTGAAAACTTAGTATTCAATGCTCAAATTTTGTCATTGGTCATGACTTCTTGTAACATAAGTAAATTCCCAGATTTTCTAATTAGGAACCAAAAGGCATTGAGTGGTCTAGATATCTCTGGTAATAGAATAACCGGTACAATACCCAAATTGATATGGCAACCGAGTTTGAGTTACCTAAACCTTTCTAACAACTTTTTCTCAGGTATGGAATTGCCATTACCTAATCATTCCTTCAATAACCTTCGGGTAATTGATCTTCACTCAAACATGATACAAGAGTGTCCATCAATAGTTCCATCATGCTTTGACACTAAGTTTGCATCTCCTATCTTAGGGAATCTCACGTCCCTTCTCTCTGAAgccactttttatttttcaatttcagacAACAAGTTAACTGGTAAAATCCCTTTCTCAATTTGCAAGGCAACCAATCTTGATATTTTGGATTTGTCCAAGAACCAATTGAGTGGCAACATTCCAACCTGCCTCGGCAATAGCAGCTTGGGGGTACTAAATTTGGAGAACAACAAATTATATGGGCCCATTCCTTCTACTTTCAAAAATGGGTGCAATCTGCACACGCTCAAACTCAATAAAAATAAGCTTCAAGGAAAAGTTCCAAGATCACTGGGCAATTGCAAGTTACTCACGGTGTTAGATATTGCAGAGAACAAGTTGAATGATACCTTTCCCTATTGGTTGGAAAACCTCTCTGAATTGCAGGTTCTTGTGATGAGGTCTAACAAATTTAGTGGTCCCATTGCTGAAGTCACACATGTTGATTCTCCCTTCCCGAATCTACATGTCATTGATCTCTCTTTCAACAAGTTCACAGGAAGTTTACCTCTGCAGTATATTTGTCATTGGAAGGCAATGATGTTTGATGGGGGTACTTCCCAGTTGGGATACCAAAATCTCAAAGCTTTTACCACCTACTATCAGGACACAGTTGCAATTATGGAGAAGGGATTATACTTGAACCTGCAAAAGATTTTAACCGCCTTCACCACCGTGGATCTGTCCAACAACAACTTCAAGGGAAATATTCCACACGCTTTGGGCAATCTAAAAGCACTGAAAGTACTCAACTTATCAGGAAATAGTCTCACAGGTCAAATTCCAATTTCATTGGGGAATCTAAGCGAACTTGAATCGTTAGATCTTTCAAGAAACAAATTATCAGGAGAGATCCCAAGGCAATTGACAAGTTTGACGTTCCTTGAAGTCATGAATCTATCCTATAACAACTTCATAGGAAGTATACCTCAAGGTCGCCAATTTGACACGTTTACAAATGCTTCCTATGAGGGAAATGCAGGACTATGTGGGTTACCTTTGTCAAGAAAGTGTGGAGTATTTGATAAAGCATTACCGCCAACGTCAACATCATTCCAACAAAATGATGATGATTCAACATCTTTACTTGATTGGAAATTTGCCTTGGCAGGATATTGCTCTGGTTTAACAACTGGTTTGGTCATTGGGCAACAATTATTTTGGAGAAAAACCAGATGGTTTGAGTTCATTTCAAGAATTGTG GATGAGAGGTCTGCTTTACTAGAACTGAAGCAAAAGCACTATCTTGCGTATCCAGATGATGATCCCCTCAACTCTTGGAGACAAAATACAGATTGTTGTTTCTGGGAAGGCATCTCCTGTGACAACACCACTGGTCATGTAGTTAGCCTTGACCTCTCTGATTTATCACTCGCCGCTTCTATCCATTTCAATAGCAGCCTATTCCATTTTCATCACCTTCAAATGCTCAACCTCTCATGGAATCATTTCAACTACTTTGCTCCTTCAGGGTTTGACAGATTCACCAGGTTAATGCACCTCAACCTCTCCAATAATGATTTTTCAGGACGAATCCCATCACAAATATTTCAACTCACACATTTTGTTTCTCTtaatctttcttcaaaccaATTTGGAGGCCAAATCCCATTTGAAATCTCTAAGCTGACCAAGTTGGCTTTTCTTGACCTCTCTAACAATTATGGGTTTTCCCAACTTGAAATCCCTAATTTGGGAGCATTTGTTCAAAACCTATCTATGTTGATAGAATTGCGTCTTGATGGGGTGTGA